A genomic region of Synechococcus sp. NOUM97013 contains the following coding sequences:
- a CDS encoding tetratricopeptide repeat protein: MSTTGCGNTSITFEGPSIKTPWFNFPSKELNPLQISGEEKWHSGDYQGALEDFNELIKEEPNNGYAYFSRASALLGLNKPQEALGDANKAIELDPNIPEAYETRGVAKAMLDNPGGAILDMNKAIGLNENFTSAYSNRGEMKSALGNYDEALIDLNKAIEIDPNYERAYLHRAKNYNRQGNVTDACKDFKKAASLGDPVAIGILESNPDACK; the protein is encoded by the coding sequence TTGAGCACAACGGGTTGCGGGAATACATCCATAACCTTCGAGGGTCCATCGATTAAAACGCCTTGGTTCAATTTCCCTTCAAAGGAACTGAACCCTTTGCAAATAAGCGGTGAAGAGAAATGGCACTCAGGTGACTACCAAGGTGCACTAGAAGATTTCAACGAACTCATCAAGGAAGAACCCAATAATGGGTATGCATACTTCTCACGAGCATCAGCGCTATTAGGGTTAAATAAACCACAAGAAGCGCTGGGTGACGCCAACAAAGCAATAGAACTTGATCCAAACATCCCAGAGGCGTATGAAACGCGTGGCGTTGCAAAGGCAATGCTGGATAATCCAGGCGGTGCAATCCTTGACATGAATAAAGCAATTGGCCTCAATGAAAACTTTACAAGTGCTTATAGCAACCGAGGCGAAATGAAGTCAGCGCTTGGGAACTATGATGAAGCACTTATCGATTTGAACAAGGCGATAGAAATAGATCCCAATTACGAACGCGCTTACCTACATCGCGCAAAGAACTACAACAGGCAAGGCAATGTCACTGACGCCTGCAAAGACTTCAAGAAAGCAGCATCACTTGGTGATCCAGTGGCAATCGGAATCCTTGAAAGCAATCCCGACGCCTGCAAATAA